Sequence from the Mycobacteriales bacterium genome:
GCGTTCGTGATCATCTGGCCGGTGAGCCGGTGGAACACGCTGGGTGCACCGAGCGACTTCGGCGGCGACGGGAAGCGGGCGCCGTACACGCTGCCGCTGCTGATCGGGATACCCGTGCTGCTGGTGGCCGGATTCGGTTACGCCTCGACCCGGCGACGGCGACGGCGACGCTAGTACGCTCGCGGATGTCATGACCGACCCGTTGAGACCACCCCGTGCCCTGGTGCGCCGGGACGCCGGGCTGTGGGCCTGCGAGAGCGCGCTGCGACGGCGCGGGTTCCCGCTGATCGCCGGCGCGGACGAGGCCGGCCGCGGGGCCTGCGCCGGGCCGCTGGTGGTGGCCGCGTGCGTGCTGCCCGACGGCAAGCGCGGCCAGGTGCCGGACCTGAACGACTCCAAGCTGCTGAGCCCGGCCGTCCGCGAGGAGGTCTACGCGGAGGTCGTCAAGCGCGCGGTGACCTGGTCGGTGGTGGTGATCTCCGCTGCCGACGTGGACCGGCAGGGGTTGCACGTGATGAACCTGGCCGGCATGCGCCGGGCGGTCGCGCAGCTGGAGCCGGAGCCGGCGTACGCGCTGACCGACGGGTTCCCGGTCCGCGGGCTGACCGTGCCGGCGCTGGCAGTGCCGAAGGGGGACGCGACCGTCGCCTGCATCGCGGCCGCGTCGGTGCTGGCCAAGGTGACCCGGGACCGGATCATGGTCGAGATGCACTCGCGGTGGCCGGAGTACGAGTTCGCGACCCACAAGGGGTACATCACGCCGATGCACTCGGCCGCGCTCGCGGCGCACGGGCCGTGCCCCGAGCACCGGTTCTCCTACGTCAACGTCCGACGCGTCGGGGGGCGTGCGGTGTTCGTGGCGCCGGTGCGCGAAGATGAGTCCGTGGAAGGCGTGACGGCATGAGCGAGCGGGTGGCGACGAGGTCCGGTCGGCTGGCGCCTGCGCCTGCCGGGCTGGCCGAGGAGCGGGCATGAGTGCTGAAGATCTCGAGAAGTACGAGACCGACATGGAGCTGCAGCTGTACCGGGAGTACCGGGACATCGTGCGGCAGTTCGCCTACGTCGTCGAGACCGAGCGCCGGTTCTACCTCGCCAACGCCGTCGACCTGCAGGTCCGCAACGCCGACGGCGAGGTCTACTTCGAGCTGCGGATGAGCGACGCCTGGGTCTGGGACATGTACCGCCCGGCCCGGTTCGTGAAGAACGTCCGCGTGGTGACCTTCAAGGACGTCAACGTCGAGGAGCTGGAGAAGCCCGACCTCGAGGTGCCGGACGCCTGATCTGGGTACGCCGTCTCCCATGACGCGTGAAGAGCCCGCTCCCGACCCCGAGCGGCCCGACATCCCCGCCGCGCCCGCCGACGCCCCCGAGGGCACCGTGCCGCCGGTCCGTTCCCTGCACGGCACCTCCGAGACCGCGCCGCCGGTCGAGGGCGTACGGACCCCGGAGCCGGACGACCCGGAGTAGTCGGCCCGTCGGCCCTGCCGCTGGTGTCGCATCGCTCGTACGGTGTGGTTCGGGTCGAGGAGAGGGCGGCGATGGGGGGCTGCGCTCTGGCGCAAGCAGTTGCCGGACGGTCCGTGGCAGTCGCTGGGCGGCCGGCTCGGCTCCGCCCCGGGCACTCTCCCGGCGGTCGGCGAGCGAGCTGTACATGGTGGGCAACGAGCACGCGCTCTGGTCGGCCTGCCAGGCTGCCGGCAGCTCGACCTGTCCCGGTTCGTCCGGATCGGCGGCATGCTGACCCGTGGGGCAGCGCAGCTGTGGAAGCCCTCGACGGCGGCACCGACGCTGCGGCTGGTCGTCGGCCCTGGCGGTGACAACCGGCTCTGGCGCGCACCAACCAGGTCGGGACGGGCACCTGGACCTGGCGCCTGATCTCCTGACCCTTCCTCACAGTGGTCCGTCCACTCCGGACGGACCGCCGCTGCCTTGCCCGATCGGACAGACCTGGGGCCAGGTCGTACCAGGTCCGCTCCCGTACCCCTCCTGGGGTCGACATGACCAGGAGGTGGGGAAAGTGACCCTGTCCAGAACTCTCGTCCCGGCGCTGCTCGGCGCGGCGCTGGTGACGCTGCCGCTGGCCGCCCCGGCCGCGGCGGCACCGCAGCCGCACGTGCTGCTCGGCGACATCTCGGATGCGGCGCTGAGCACGACCGCGTTCGGCGGCCTCGACACGTTCTACGCGTCGACCGGCAACACGCTCGTGCACAAGGCCGAGGGGAGCGCCGCGGAGGACCTCGGCGGCGCCCTGCACGAGGGCCCGGCCGCGATCACGATCGGGTCGGAGTTCGCGAGCACGTGGGCGTTCGCGGTCGGGACCGACGACGCCGTCTGGTTCCGGCAGTTCTCCGACGGCCGCGGCACCTGGGGCCCGTGGACGCCGGCCGGCGGCCGGTCCTTCTGGCCGCCCGCGGCCACCTGCACCGGCGACGCCACCGCCCAGCCCACCCTGTACTCGCTGGGTACCGACGGGGCGATGTGGCGCAAGTCCCTCGCCGGCGGCAACTGGGCCCCGATCGGCGGCCAGTTCTTCTTCGGCCCGGGCGCGGTCCAGGCGCAGGCGGGCGTGTGCCCGTCGGACCAGGACGTGTTCGGCGTGGCCACCAACTTCGCCGTGTACGAGAACCGCGGCGGTGGCTGGGCCAAGATCGGCGGCCAGGCGATCCTCTCCCCGGCGCTGATCCGGCAGCCCAACGGCAGCACCGAGCTGTACGTGGTCGGCTTCGACAACGCCCTCTGGACGGCCAGCCGGGCTGCCGGCAGCTCGACCTGGTCGCGGTTCATCAGGATCGGCGGCAACCTGACCGGCTCGCCGGCGGCCCAGCTCTGGAAGGCGACGCCGACGTCGCCGACGCTGCGGGTGGTCGTCGCCCGCGGCGGGGACGGCCGGCTCTGGCGCGGCACCAACCCGGTCGGCACCGGCACCTGGACCTGGCGTCCTGCGCCGTAGCCACCCGTGCGGTCCGTCCATTTCGGACGGACCGCTGCCCGTTCGGGCACTCTTCCTCCGCAGGCAACATTTCTGCGCCGCTGGCCATCGAGCAGGGTGGAGGTGGGGAGAATGAATCTTTCCAGGGGGAGGACCGCACTCGCGGTCCTGAGCGGCGCGGCGTTCCTGCTGCCGCTGACCGGTACGGCGGCGGCCGATCCGGCGCCGCAGCCGGTGTTCGACCACTCGGGCGCCGCGGTGACCACGACCAACTTCGGTCAGCTGAAGTACTTCTACGAGGCCGCGGACGGCACGCTGGCCCAGTACACACAGGACGACCCGATCGGCCAGGGCGCCGGGCCGAGTCTCGGCGGCGCCCTGCACAGCCGGCCCGCGGCGGTCACGGTCAACGCGGACGACGACATGTACGTGTTCGCCACCGGGGCCGACGACGCGGTCTGGTTCCGGAAGTTCGTGCGTGCCACCTGGGGCCCGTGGACGTCGATCGGCGGCCGCTCGCTGACCGCGCCGGCGGTCAGCTGCGCGGCCGACACCCAGCCCCTCGTGTACGTCGTCGGCGGCGACGGGGCGCTCTGGCGGCGGAGCCTCGCCGGCGGCGGCTGGTCCTCGCTCGGTGGCCGGATGGGCTCGGCCCCGGCCGCGGTCCCGGCGGTCTCCGGCACGTGCGCGGTCGAGCAGGACCTCTTCGTACGCGGCGACAACGGCGCCGTGTACGAGAACCGGGCCGGCACCGGCTGGACCCGCGTCGGCGGCCTGACGTTCCAGGCGCCGACCGTGATCCGGCTGCCCAATGGCAGCACCGAGGTCTACGTGATCGGCACCGACGGTGCGCTCTACCTTGCCAGCCGGGCTCCGGGCGGTGTCTTCTCGTCGTTCCACCGGATCGGCGGGGTGTTCACGTCTTCTCCGTCGGCGCAGCTCTGGCGGTCCGGGACGCTGCGCGTGGTGGTCGGGCAGGGGGCCGACGGGCGGGTCTGGCGCGGCACCAGCCGGGTCGGCTCGTCGATCTGGGCCTGGACGCGGCCGTTCTGACGTTCTTCCGCTGACCGCCGGGTCGTCCACTTCGGACGGCCCGGCGGTTCCGTTGCTCCGGTGCCTGTTCATGTGTCGTGTCTTTCATGTCTCGTGACTCGTGTCGAACGTCTGTCCACAGCCGAACGCGTTGTCCACAGTGGACGTTTTCGGTCTGTCGTCCGCCCTGCACACTCGCGAGGCTCGTTCCCGACGAGGGGAGGACTCGTGGGACGGGTCAAGGGCGCGGTCGGCAGGTTCGGGGAAGAGCTGGCGGCGCGGCATCTGGAGGGCGCCGGGCTGCGGATCGTGGATCGCAACTGGCGCTGCGCCGAGGGCGAGATCGACATCGTCGCCGCGGACGGCGACACGCTGGTGTTCTGCGAGGTGAAGACCCGCTCGGGCACCGGCTTCGGCGACCCGGCCGAGGCGGTGACGGCGGTGAAGTCGGCCCGGCTGCGCCGGCTCGGGCTGCGCTGGCTGGCCGCGCACGGCATCGGCTGGCGGGACCTGCGCTTCGACGTGGTGACCGTCTTGCGCCGGCACGACGGCGGCGACCCGGTCGTACGACACCTCAAGGACGCGTTCTGATGACGTTGGCCCGGACGGTCTCCGTGGCCGTGCTCGGGGTCGAGGGCCAGCTGGTCGAGATCCAGGCCGACCTCGCCGACGGGCTGCCGGGCGTGACGATGATCGGGCTGCCGGACGCGGCCCTGCACGAGGCCCGGGACCGGATCCGGGCCGCGATCGTGAACTCCGGGGAGGCCTGGCCGACCCGCCGGATGACGCTGGCGTTGCTGCCCGCGACGCTGCCGAAGCGCGGCTCGATGTTCGACGTCGCGCTGGCCGTGGGCGTGCTGGCCGCGGCCGGGGCGGTGCCGGCCGAGCACCTCGACGAGGTCGTGCTGCTGGGCGAGCTCGGCCTGGACGGGCAGCTGCGGGCGACCCGCGGCGTGCTCCCGGCGGTGATCGCGGCGGCCCGGACCGGGATCCGCCGGGTCGTGGTCCCGGCAGCGAACCTGGCCGAGGCGACGCTGGTGCCGGACCTGGACGTCCGGGGCGTGGCCGAGCTGGCCGACCTGCTCGCGTTCCTGCGGGGGGTGCCGGAGCGGACGGCGGCCATTCCCCACATCCGGACCGGCCCGGTCATGTCCGGGCCGGACCTCTGCGACGTGGTCGGCCAGGCCGTCGGGCGGCGGGCGGTCGAAATCGCCGCGGCCGGCGGCCACCACCTGCTGTTCACCGGCCCACCGGGGTCGGGCAAGACCATGCTGGCCGAGCGGCTGCCGGGGGTGCTGCCGCCGCTCGGCGTTGAGGAGGCCTTGGAGGTCACCGCGGTGCACTCGGTCGCCGGGCTGCTTACCGCGGACGCGCCGTTGCTGCGGCGGCCGCCGTACCAGGCGCCGCACCACACGGCCAGCGCGGCCGCCCTCGTCGGCGGCGGCTCCCACCAGGCCCGGCCCGGGGCGGTGTCGTTGTCGCATCGCGGGATCCTGTTCCTGGACGAGGCGCCCGAGTTCCAGTCCGGCGTGCTGGACGCGCTGCGGCAGCCGCTGGAGAGCGGCGAGGTGGCGATCGCCCGGTCCGGCGGGGTGGCGCGATATCCGGCCCGGTTCCAGCTGGTGATGGCGGCCAACCCGTGCCCGTGCGCGGCACCGGCCGGCGAGGTGGACTGCCAGTGCACCTCGACGGCGAAGCGGCGGTACTTCGGGCGGATCTCCGGGCCGCTGCTGGACCGCATCGACCTGCAGGTCGCGCTGCAACCGGTCGCGCCGGGAGACCTGCTCGACGGCCTCGGCACGGCGGAGTCCTCGGCGGCGGTGGCGGCGCGGGTGGCGACGGCCCGGGCGGTGGCGGCGGAACGGCTGCGCGGCACCGGCTGGCGGATCAACGCCGACGTACCCGGTCCGCAACTGCGCACCCGCTGGCGGCTGCCCGCCACGGTCACCGCCGGCGCCGACAGTCGCCTCGACGGCGGCGCCCTGAGCGCCCGAGGCTACGACCGCATCCTGCGTGTCGCCTGGACCGTGGGGGACCTGGCCGGCCATGACCGCCCCACCCAGGACGACGTCGAAGAAGCTGTCGCCCTCCGCACCCGCTGGAGCACCTGATGACCCGGATTTCCGTCCGCAGGCGGACGAGGCCGGTCGCCGGTGGCGGGGGCGGCAGGGTGTGGTCGCCGGACCGTGTCGTCCTTCCAGCGGCCGCTGTACCCCGTCGCGGGCGCGGCCTGGCGTACGGGATGGCGAGGGAGCGCGGTCCCGGTGGTGGGTGGTCGGAGTGGTGAGGGTGCCGGCGGAAGAGGTGCGGCTGGCGCGGGCGTGGTTGACGCGGGCGGTCGAGCCGGGCCGAGGGCCGGTGTTCGATCTGGTCAGCGAGGTCGGGCCGGTCGAGGCGATGCGGCTGATGCGGTCCGGCAAGGTGGTCGGCGCGGTGTCCGCGTTGTCGGCCGCTCGGCGCGACCAGGACCGGGCCGCCGCCGACCTGGCCGAGGCGCACCGGATCGGCGCCCGCCTCGTCACGCCCGAGGACCACGAGTGGCCGGACGAAGCCCTGCGGGCGATGCAGGTC
This genomic interval carries:
- a CDS encoding ribonuclease HII, with the translated sequence MTDPLRPPRALVRRDAGLWACESALRRRGFPLIAGADEAGRGACAGPLVVAACVLPDGKRGQVPDLNDSKLLSPAVREEVYAEVVKRAVTWSVVVISAADVDRQGLHVMNLAGMRRAVAQLEPEPAYALTDGFPVRGLTVPALAVPKGDATVACIAAASVLAKVTRDRIMVEMHSRWPEYEFATHKGYITPMHSAALAAHGPCPEHRFSYVNVRRVGGRAVFVAPVREDESVEGVTA
- a CDS encoding DUF2469 domain-containing protein; translation: MSAEDLEKYETDMELQLYREYRDIVRQFAYVVETERRFYLANAVDLQVRNADGEVYFELRMSDAWVWDMYRPARFVKNVRVVTFKDVNVEELEKPDLEVPDA
- a CDS encoding YraN family protein yields the protein MGRVKGAVGRFGEELAARHLEGAGLRIVDRNWRCAEGEIDIVAADGDTLVFCEVKTRSGTGFGDPAEAVTAVKSARLRRLGLRWLAAHGIGWRDLRFDVVTVLRRHDGGDPVVRHLKDAF
- a CDS encoding YifB family Mg chelatase-like AAA ATPase: MTLARTVSVAVLGVEGQLVEIQADLADGLPGVTMIGLPDAALHEARDRIRAAIVNSGEAWPTRRMTLALLPATLPKRGSMFDVALAVGVLAAAGAVPAEHLDEVVLLGELGLDGQLRATRGVLPAVIAAARTGIRRVVVPAANLAEATLVPDLDVRGVAELADLLAFLRGVPERTAAIPHIRTGPVMSGPDLCDVVGQAVGRRAVEIAAAGGHHLLFTGPPGSGKTMLAERLPGVLPPLGVEEALEVTAVHSVAGLLTADAPLLRRPPYQAPHHTASAAALVGGGSHQARPGAVSLSHRGILFLDEAPEFQSGVLDALRQPLESGEVAIARSGGVARYPARFQLVMAANPCPCAAPAGEVDCQCTSTAKRRYFGRISGPLLDRIDLQVALQPVAPGDLLDGLGTAESSAAVAARVATARAVAAERLRGTGWRINADVPGPQLRTRWRLPATVTAGADSRLDGGALSARGYDRILRVAWTVGDLAGHDRPTQDDVEEAVALRTRWST